The following nucleotide sequence is from Caldicellulosiruptor saccharolyticus DSM 8903.
AAGGCAAATTGAAAGAAGAATGGATAATACTGAGGCAATTTTCTTTCTCATGGTTAATTTCCTCCCTTACGTAGATAATTTGTAAATTTTCTCAAAGAATTATAACATCCAGTAGAAAATAATTCAATTCCTATTTTTACATGTCAATTTCTTATTGAAGTTGTTTACTAGAACTGATATAATAAATATGCACACATTGTAGAGTGTGATAATGTAACTTTTAAAAAGTTACATTTAATTTTTAATTTATTTGAAACCGTTTTCTAAATTCAATTTTGTTTGATTTTATTTGGTATCTACCCCCAGCACATTTTTTTAAACCTTTTAAAATCCAAAAAATTGGAGGTGTTTTAAAAAGTGTCAGTTGAAAAGAAAGTGAATGATCTTTTGCAGAAGATGACAATTGAAGAAAAGGTGTATCAACTCACAAGCATTCTTATACAAGATATTTTGGAGAATGACAAATTCTCACCACAAAAAGCAAAAGAAAAGATACCACACGGAATTGGGCAGATTACAAGGCTGGCAGGTGCGAGCAATCTGTCACCACAAGAGGCAGCAAAGACTGCAAACGAGATTCAAAAGTTCTTGATTGAAAACACACGACTTGGGATTCCTGCAATGATACATGAAGAATCTTGCTCGGGCTTTATGGCGAAAGGTGCAACTGTTTTTCCACAGAGCATAGGCGTTGCCTGCACATTTGACAATGAAATTGTTGAAGAACTTGCAAAAGTGATAAGAACGCAGATGAAGGCGGTAGGTGCGCATCAAGCTTTAGCACCGCTGATTGATGTTGCAAGGGATGCACGCTGGGGAAGGGTTGAAGAAACTTTTGGAGAAGATCCATACCTTGTTGCAAATATGGCAGTAAGCTATGTAAAAGGGTTGCAAGGTGATGATATAAAAAAAGGAATTGTTGCAACAGGAAAACACTTTGTTGGGTATGCAATGTCAGAAGGTGGAATGAACTGGGCACCTGTCCACATTCCAGAAAGAGAGCTGAGAGAGGTATATCTTTATCCATTTGAGGTTGCAGTAAAAGTTGCAGGCTTGAAGTCCATCATGCCTGCATATCACGAGATTGACGGAATTCCATGCCATGCTAACAGAAAGTTACTTACCGATATTGCAAGAAATGAATGGGGATTTGACGGAATCTATGTTTCAGACTATAGTGGTGTGAGGAATCTCTTAGATTACCACAAGTCAGTAAAAACATATGAAGAGGCAGCGGCACTTTCACTTTGGGCAGGGCTTGACATTGAGCTACCAAAAATTGAATGTTTCACAGAAGAGTTTATAAAAGCTTTAAAAGAAGGCAAATTTGACATGACTTTGGTTGATGCAGCAGTAAAAAGAGTTTTAGAGATGAAGTTCAGACTTGGGCTTTTTGACAATCCATATATCAAAACTGATGGTATTGTAGAGCTATTTGATAACAAAGAACAGAGACAGCTTTCAAGAAGAGTTGCACAAGAGTCTATGGTACTTTTGAAGAACGACAATTTCCTGCCACTTTCAAAGGATTCAAAGAAGATTGCAGTAATTGGTCCAAATGCAAATTCTGTGAGAAATCTTTTGGGTGACTATTCATACCCTGCTCATATAGCAACTCTTGAGATGTTCTTCATCAAAGAAGACAAAGGAGTTGGCAACGAAGAAGAGTTTGTTAGAAACGTAATCAACATGAAGTCTATTTTTGAAGCGATAAAGGACAAGGTTTCAAGCAATACTGAAGTTGTGTATGCAAAAGGTTGCGATGTGAATTCACAAGATAGGTCAGGATTTGAGGAAGCAAAAAAAGCAGCAGCGGACGCAGATGCGGTAATTTTGGTTGTTGGCGACAAGGCAGGTTTAAGACTTGACTGTACATCTGGCGAGTCAAGAGACAGAGCATCTTTAAGACTGCCTGGCGTTCAAGAGGATTTAGTAAAAGAGATTGTAAGCGTAAATCCAAACACAGTTGTAGTTTTAGTAAATGGTAGGCCGGTTGCGCTTGACTGGATTATGGAAAATGTCAAAGCTGTGCTTGAGGCATGGTTCCCAGGTGAGGAAGGTGCAAATGCTGTTGCAGATGTTCTGTTTGGGGATTACAACCCAGGTGGTAAACTTGCAATTTCATTCCCACGAGATGTTGGTCAGGTTCCAGTTTACTATGGACACAAACCATCTGGCGGAAAGTCTTGCTGGCATGGGGATTATGTTGAGATGTCAACAAAACCGCTTTTGCCATTTGGCTATGGGCTTTCATATACCACTTTTGAGTACAAAAATTTTGCTATTGAAAAAGAAAAGATTGGCATGGACGAGAGCATAAAAATATCTGTTGAAATTGAGAATACAGGAAAATACGAAGGAGACGAGATTGTACAGCTTTACACAAGAAAGGAAGAGTATTTGGTAACCAGACCTGTCAAAGAGCTAAAAGGCTACAAGAGAGTTCATCTAAAACCGGGTGAGAAGAAGAAGGTTGTATTTGAACTCTATCCAGACTTGTTTGCCTTCTATGACTATGATATGAACAGGGTAGTAACACCTGGAGTTGTTGAGGTTATGATAGGTGCATCATCAGAGGACATTAAGTTTACAGGAACTTTTGAGATAGTGGGAAGCAAGAAGGATGCAAAAGAGCTTAAACACTACTTTAGCAAAGTTTGGTGCGAATAATATTTGAAGTTCAAAAAAACGAGGTTGCTGCACTTTCCCGAATTAAAAGGGAGTGTGGCAGCCTTATTTTTTTATAGCAACAATTTTTTTAAGGTAGTAAACAATATTTAAAAAGGATTTTAGTCTCGTAAAGTAGAAATATACAATCAATTACCTTATTTTAATTTGAAGGGAGAGTTATTTGTGGAAAAAATAATTTCAAATTTAAATACACTACCTTTATTTATGCTTATGTCAAAAAAGCTTACAAAATCCAAGTCCAATCTTTTAAAGCTCATTGCTGCTGCTTCTATGCTAATTGACCACATAGGTTATTTGTATTTTCCTAATAGAGTACTTTTTAGAATAGTTGGGCGAATTGCATTTCCTATTTTTGCTTTTCAAGTGGCAGCTGGCTTTAAGTTTACATCAAATCCTAAGAGGTATTTAAAAAGGCTTTTCATATTTGCGCTGGTCTCACAGATTCCGTTTAGTCTTATGACAGGGGACCCATACGAGCTAAATGTGATTGCTACATTCTTCTTTGCAGCTGTAGCTTTATTTTTTATTCAGAAGAGATGGTATTTTCTTGTTATAATTCCACTTGCAATCTCTTATTTTGTTCCTATGGACTATGGAATATATGGTGTTTTGTCAATTCTAATTTTTTACTTATCCTTTGATATGCCGCTTTTGCAACTGATAGGATTTTGTATCCTTACGTGGTTTGAAGTACACCTTATTGGCTGGCCTGTCCAGTTTTATTCAATAATATCTGTAGTCCTGATTTTACTAATTAGAATGCTACCAGTTGAATTTGAACTAAGGCTAAACAAATACTTTTTCTACTGGTTTTACCCTGTTCACATGCTGCTTCTTGTTGTGATAGGAAAGATGTTTTAAGATGGGAATTTTCAAAGATTTGTAATTTTGAGTGTTTAAAA
It contains:
- a CDS encoding glycoside hydrolase family 3 N-terminal domain-containing protein, with protein sequence MSVEKKVNDLLQKMTIEEKVYQLTSILIQDILENDKFSPQKAKEKIPHGIGQITRLAGASNLSPQEAAKTANEIQKFLIENTRLGIPAMIHEESCSGFMAKGATVFPQSIGVACTFDNEIVEELAKVIRTQMKAVGAHQALAPLIDVARDARWGRVEETFGEDPYLVANMAVSYVKGLQGDDIKKGIVATGKHFVGYAMSEGGMNWAPVHIPERELREVYLYPFEVAVKVAGLKSIMPAYHEIDGIPCHANRKLLTDIARNEWGFDGIYVSDYSGVRNLLDYHKSVKTYEEAAALSLWAGLDIELPKIECFTEEFIKALKEGKFDMTLVDAAVKRVLEMKFRLGLFDNPYIKTDGIVELFDNKEQRQLSRRVAQESMVLLKNDNFLPLSKDSKKIAVIGPNANSVRNLLGDYSYPAHIATLEMFFIKEDKGVGNEEEFVRNVINMKSIFEAIKDKVSSNTEVVYAKGCDVNSQDRSGFEEAKKAAADADAVILVVGDKAGLRLDCTSGESRDRASLRLPGVQEDLVKEIVSVNPNTVVVLVNGRPVALDWIMENVKAVLEAWFPGEEGANAVADVLFGDYNPGGKLAISFPRDVGQVPVYYGHKPSGGKSCWHGDYVEMSTKPLLPFGYGLSYTTFEYKNFAIEKEKIGMDESIKISVEIENTGKYEGDEIVQLYTRKEEYLVTRPVKELKGYKRVHLKPGEKKKVVFELYPDLFAFYDYDMNRVVTPGVVEVMIGASSEDIKFTGTFEIVGSKKDAKELKHYFSKVWCE
- a CDS encoding TraX family protein; protein product: MEKIISNLNTLPLFMLMSKKLTKSKSNLLKLIAAASMLIDHIGYLYFPNRVLFRIVGRIAFPIFAFQVAAGFKFTSNPKRYLKRLFIFALVSQIPFSLMTGDPYELNVIATFFFAAVALFFIQKRWYFLVIIPLAISYFVPMDYGIYGVLSILIFYLSFDMPLLQLIGFCILTWFEVHLIGWPVQFYSIISVVLILLIRMLPVEFELRLNKYFFYWFYPVHMLLLVVIGKMF